The following coding sequences are from one Streptomyces sp. NBC_01232 window:
- a CDS encoding Rv2578c family radical SAM protein, whose amino-acid sequence MRWENLTEGSAGPAALFGAGAVVTRTIDTPEFRGITFHEVRAKSIVNRVPGASRMPFEWTVNPYRGCSHACVYCFARKTHSYLDLDTGLGFDSQIVVKTNAPELLRRELGSPRWSGAHIAMGTNVDCYQRAEGRYRLMPGIIEALRDRANPFSILTKGTLILRDLPLLQEAAEVTEVGISVSVGFTDPGLWRTVEPGTPSPAARLGAVRALTDAGIECGVLMAPVIPFLGDSPEQLRATVRAVAESGATSVTPLVLHLRPGAREWFTAWLGAHHPHLVPRYERMYAGGSYAPTWYQRRITRQVHELAAEFGIGPGRRGAPRRIVTPERPEGSGPAGATQLSLL is encoded by the coding sequence ATGCGCTGGGAGAACCTGACCGAGGGATCCGCGGGGCCGGCCGCGCTGTTCGGGGCCGGGGCCGTCGTGACCCGCACCATCGACACCCCCGAGTTCCGGGGGATCACCTTCCACGAGGTACGCGCCAAGTCGATCGTCAACCGGGTGCCCGGCGCCTCGCGCATGCCGTTCGAATGGACCGTGAACCCGTACCGGGGATGCAGCCACGCCTGTGTCTACTGCTTCGCCCGCAAGACCCACAGCTACCTCGACCTCGACACCGGCCTCGGCTTCGACTCCCAGATCGTCGTCAAGACCAACGCCCCCGAACTGCTGCGCCGCGAGCTCGGCTCGCCCCGCTGGAGCGGCGCGCACATCGCCATGGGGACCAACGTCGACTGCTACCAGCGGGCAGAGGGCCGCTACCGGCTGATGCCCGGGATCATCGAGGCGCTGCGCGACCGGGCCAACCCCTTCTCGATCCTCACCAAGGGCACGCTGATCCTGCGCGACCTCCCCCTCCTTCAGGAGGCCGCCGAGGTCACCGAGGTCGGCATCTCGGTCTCCGTCGGCTTCACCGACCCCGGCCTCTGGCGCACCGTCGAGCCGGGCACCCCCTCCCCCGCCGCCCGGCTGGGCGCCGTACGGGCCCTGACCGATGCCGGGATCGAGTGCGGGGTACTGATGGCCCCGGTGATCCCCTTCCTCGGGGACTCCCCGGAGCAGCTGCGCGCGACCGTGCGCGCCGTGGCCGAGTCCGGCGCGACCTCCGTGACACCCCTGGTACTCCATCTGCGGCCGGGGGCGCGCGAGTGGTTCACGGCATGGCTGGGCGCCCACCACCCCCACCTGGTCCCCCGGTACGAGCGGATGTACGCGGGCGGTTCGTACGCGCCCACCTGGTACCAGCGCCGGATCACCCGCCAAGTCCACGAACTGGCGGCCGAATTCGGCATCGGTCCGGGGCGGCGGGGCGCGCCGCGCCGGATCGTCACCCCGGAGCGCCCGGAGGGCTCCGGGCCCGCCGGAGCCACCCAGCTCAGCCTCCTGTGA
- a CDS encoding SRPBCC family protein, protein MAQVEATTERIIAADAETVFDALADYTGTRGKVLPEHFSEYEVREGGDGEGTLVHWKLQATSKRVRDCLLEVTEPTDGQLVEKDRNSSMVTTWTVTPAGEGKSRAVVSTVWNGAGGIGGFFERTFAPKGLGRIYDTLLENLATEVER, encoded by the coding sequence ATGGCGCAGGTCGAGGCCACCACGGAGCGGATCATCGCGGCCGACGCGGAGACCGTGTTCGACGCGCTGGCGGACTACACCGGGACCCGCGGGAAGGTGCTGCCCGAGCACTTCAGCGAGTACGAGGTGCGCGAGGGCGGCGACGGCGAGGGCACCCTGGTGCACTGGAAGCTCCAGGCCACCAGCAAGCGCGTGCGCGACTGCCTGCTCGAGGTCACCGAGCCCACCGACGGCCAGCTGGTGGAGAAGGACCGCAACTCCTCCATGGTCACCACCTGGACCGTCACCCCCGCGGGCGAGGGCAAGTCCAGGGCCGTGGTCAGCACCGTGTGGAACGGCGCCGGCGGCATCGGCGGCTTCTTCGAGCGCACCTTCGCGCCCAAGGGCCTCGGCCGGATCTACGACACCCTGCTCGAGAACCTGGCCACCGAAGTGGAGCGCTGA
- a CDS encoding M55 family metallopeptidase, whose product MKILISADMEGATGVTWPADVLPGTPQWERCRAMFTSDVNAAVLGFYDGGADRVVINEAHWTMRNLLLEKLDARAEMITGRHKTLSMVEGVQHGDVDGIAFVGYHTGAGSEGVLAHTYLANSITGVWVNGVRASEGLLNAHVVAEYGVPVILVTGDDLTCVDAAGYAPGAATVAVKDHISRYAAVCRTPARTAADIRAAAKEATALAVRHEPVRGGPFTVELEFDAAHLAMSATVVPGVERSGERRVAYAGETMYEAIRAFKAVTTVVSAAVEEQYG is encoded by the coding sequence ATGAAGATCCTCATCTCCGCCGACATGGAAGGCGCCACCGGCGTCACCTGGCCCGCGGACGTGCTGCCCGGAACCCCGCAGTGGGAGCGCTGCCGCGCGATGTTCACCTCGGACGTGAACGCCGCCGTACTCGGCTTCTACGACGGCGGAGCCGACCGGGTCGTCATCAACGAGGCGCACTGGACCATGCGCAACCTGCTCCTGGAGAAGCTCGACGCCCGCGCCGAGATGATCACCGGCCGCCACAAGACGCTCTCCATGGTCGAGGGCGTCCAGCACGGCGACGTCGACGGCATCGCCTTCGTCGGCTACCACACCGGCGCCGGCTCCGAAGGGGTCCTCGCCCACACCTACCTCGCCAACTCCATCACCGGAGTCTGGGTCAACGGGGTGCGCGCCAGCGAGGGGCTGCTGAACGCCCACGTCGTCGCCGAGTACGGGGTCCCCGTCATCCTGGTCACCGGCGACGACCTCACCTGCGTCGACGCCGCCGGATACGCCCCCGGAGCGGCCACCGTCGCCGTCAAGGACCACATCTCGCGCTACGCCGCCGTGTGCCGGACCCCGGCCCGCACCGCCGCCGACATCCGGGCCGCCGCCAAGGAGGCCACCGCCCTCGCCGTGCGCCACGAACCGGTCCGCGGCGGCCCCTTCACCGTGGAGCTGGAGTTCGACGCCGCGCACCTGGCCATGTCCGCGACGGTCGTCCCGGGCGTGGAGCGGAGCGGCGAGCGCAGGGTCGCCTACGCCGGCGAAACGATGTACGAGGCGATCCGCGCCTTCAAAGCGGTCACGACGGTCGTCTCGGCGGCCGTGGAGGAGCAGTATGGCTGA
- a CDS encoding M20/M25/M40 family metallo-hydrolase, with translation MCAINTEAPAGAVDTADAVDALALDEAVEFTSGLIRIDTTNRGGGDCRERPAAEYVAERLAAAGLEPVLLERTPGRTNVVARIEGTDPSAEALLVHGHLDVVPAEAADWSVDPFSGEVRDGVVWGRGAVDMKNMDAMVLAVVRAWARAGVKPRRDIVIAYTADEEDSAVDGSGFLADHHPHLFEGCTEGISESGAFTVHTGPGGRSLYPIAAGERGTAWLKLTAHGTAGHGSKPNRANAVSRLAAAVARIGEYEWPVRLTDTVTACITELAVLQGLSVDPDRPDADLDELLDRLGPAAALVRATVRNSANPTMLRAGYKLNVIPEHATAYVDGRTVPGGEAEFAATLDALTGPDVRWEFHHREVALQAPVNGRTYGILRESVERFDPAGHVVPFCMAGGTDAKQFSRLGITGYGFSPLKLPPGFDYWALFHGVDERVPVDALHFGVRVLDRALRTL, from the coding sequence ATGTGCGCAATCAACACCGAGGCCCCCGCCGGCGCCGTCGACACCGCGGACGCGGTGGACGCGCTGGCCCTCGACGAGGCCGTCGAGTTCACCTCCGGCCTCATCAGGATCGACACCACCAACCGGGGCGGCGGCGACTGCCGCGAGCGCCCCGCCGCCGAATACGTCGCCGAACGGCTCGCCGCCGCCGGCCTGGAGCCGGTCCTGCTGGAGCGCACCCCGGGCCGCACCAACGTGGTCGCCCGGATCGAGGGCACGGACCCGTCCGCCGAGGCCCTCCTCGTCCACGGGCACCTCGACGTGGTCCCGGCCGAGGCCGCCGACTGGAGCGTGGACCCCTTCTCCGGCGAGGTGCGGGACGGCGTGGTCTGGGGGCGCGGCGCCGTCGACATGAAGAACATGGACGCGATGGTGCTGGCCGTCGTACGGGCCTGGGCGCGCGCGGGAGTCAAGCCGCGCCGGGACATCGTGATCGCCTACACCGCCGACGAGGAGGACAGCGCGGTCGACGGCTCCGGCTTCCTCGCCGACCACCACCCGCACCTCTTCGAAGGCTGCACCGAGGGCATCAGCGAGTCGGGCGCCTTCACCGTGCACACCGGCCCCGGCGGCCGCTCCCTCTACCCGATCGCGGCCGGGGAGCGCGGCACCGCCTGGCTGAAGCTGACCGCGCACGGCACCGCCGGGCACGGCTCCAAGCCCAACCGGGCCAATGCCGTCAGCCGGCTCGCCGCCGCCGTCGCACGGATCGGCGAGTACGAATGGCCGGTCCGGCTCACCGACACCGTCACCGCATGCATCACCGAACTCGCCGTCCTGCAGGGCCTGTCGGTGGACCCGGACCGGCCGGACGCCGACCTCGACGAGCTCCTCGACCGGCTCGGTCCGGCCGCCGCCCTGGTCCGGGCGACCGTCCGCAACAGCGCCAACCCGACCATGCTCAGAGCCGGTTACAAGCTCAACGTGATCCCCGAGCACGCCACCGCCTACGTCGACGGCCGGACCGTCCCCGGCGGCGAGGCCGAGTTCGCCGCCACCCTCGACGCCCTCACCGGCCCCGACGTGCGCTGGGAGTTCCACCACCGGGAGGTCGCCCTCCAGGCCCCCGTGAACGGGCGGACGTACGGGATCCTGCGCGAATCGGTCGAGCGTTTCGACCCGGCCGGGCACGTGGTCCCCTTCTGCATGGCGGGCGGCACCGACGCCAAGCAGTTCTCCCGCCTCGGCATCACCGGCTACGGCTTCTCGCCGCTGAAGCTGCCGCCCGGCTTCGACTACTGGGCCCTCTTCCACGGCGTGGACGAGCGGGTACCCGTCGACGCCCTGCACTTCGGCGTCCGCGTCCTCGACCGCGCGCTGCGGACCCTGTGA
- a CDS encoding S9 family peptidase has protein sequence MTTTTRPYGSWPSPIDAALAASLDGRPEYLGTVGPEVWWTEPRPQEEGRRTLVRRRLVDGGPEITELPAPWNVRSRVTEYGGLPWAGAQRPADGPLLVFVHFADQRLYAYEPDAPGSPGPRPLTPLSRTGGGLRWADPVLRGDEVWCVLEEFTGPAPTDVRRVAAAVPLDGSAAGNRAAVRELTDDRYRFTTGPRLSPDGRCAAWLAWDHPRMPWDGTELRVAEVTEDGHLADPRTVLGGPDEAVAQVEWTAEGTLLAVSDRGGWWNPYSVDPRTGWAINLCPREEEFGGPLWKPGLRWLAPLPGDTPHTAGSGAGLVAVLHGQGSPVLGILDPESGDLVDAAGPWTAWQPTLAVHGTRVYGVAASPRSAYEVVELDTATGHARAVGAQRPDPVDPAYYPEPQSRTFLGPDNRQIHAHVYPPHHPACRAAADELPPYVVWAHGGPTDHVPPVLDLHIAYFTSRGIGVVEVNYGGSTGYGRAYRERLREQWGVVDVEDCAAVARALAAEGTADPARLAIRGGSAGGWTAAASLAATDLYACAAIIYPVLDLLGFAEETHDLESRYIDGLAGPPQTLAVVNRERSPVARADGITAPFVLLQGLEDPVCPPAQAERLLDALRGRPVPHAYVTFEGEGHGFRRADTMIRALEAELSLYGQVFGIERTDVPRLELALEV, from the coding sequence ATGACCACGACGACCCGGCCCTACGGAAGCTGGCCCTCACCCATCGACGCGGCCCTCGCCGCCTCGCTCGACGGGCGGCCCGAATACCTCGGCACGGTCGGCCCCGAGGTGTGGTGGACCGAGCCGCGGCCCCAGGAGGAGGGCCGCCGCACCCTGGTGCGCCGCCGCCTCGTCGACGGCGGGCCCGAGATCACCGAACTGCCCGCCCCGTGGAACGTGCGCAGCCGCGTCACCGAATACGGCGGCCTGCCCTGGGCCGGGGCGCAGCGGCCCGCCGACGGACCCCTGCTGGTCTTCGTCCACTTCGCCGACCAGCGGCTGTACGCGTACGAGCCCGACGCGCCCGGCAGCCCCGGGCCGCGGCCCCTGACCCCGCTCTCCCGGACCGGCGGCGGCCTGCGCTGGGCCGACCCGGTGCTGCGCGGCGACGAGGTCTGGTGCGTGCTGGAGGAGTTCACCGGGCCCGCGCCGACCGATGTGCGCCGGGTGGCGGCCGCCGTACCGCTGGACGGCTCGGCGGCCGGGAACCGGGCCGCCGTGAGGGAGCTGACGGACGACCGGTACCGGTTCACCACCGGGCCACGGCTCTCCCCGGACGGGCGGTGCGCCGCCTGGCTGGCGTGGGACCACCCCCGCATGCCCTGGGACGGTACCGAGCTGAGGGTCGCCGAGGTCACCGAGGACGGACACCTGGCCGACCCCCGGACCGTGCTCGGCGGCCCCGACGAGGCCGTCGCCCAGGTCGAGTGGACGGCCGAGGGGACCCTCCTCGCGGTCAGCGACCGCGGCGGCTGGTGGAACCCGTACAGCGTGGACCCGCGGACCGGCTGGGCGATCAACCTCTGCCCGAGGGAGGAGGAGTTCGGCGGCCCGCTGTGGAAGCCGGGGCTGCGCTGGCTCGCGCCGCTCCCGGGGGACACACCGCACACCGCGGGATCGGGGGCCGGCCTCGTCGCCGTCCTGCACGGGCAGGGCTCCCCGGTGCTGGGCATCCTCGACCCGGAGAGCGGCGACCTGGTGGACGCCGCCGGACCGTGGACCGCCTGGCAGCCGACCCTCGCCGTGCACGGCACCCGCGTCTACGGGGTCGCCGCCAGCCCGCGCAGCGCCTACGAGGTGGTCGAGCTGGACACCGCCACCGGGCACGCCCGGGCGGTCGGCGCGCAGCGCCCGGACCCGGTGGACCCCGCCTACTACCCGGAGCCGCAGAGCCGCACCTTCCTCGGCCCCGACAACCGGCAGATCCACGCGCACGTCTACCCGCCGCACCACCCGGCCTGCCGGGCCGCCGCCGACGAACTGCCCCCCTACGTGGTCTGGGCGCACGGCGGCCCCACCGACCACGTGCCGCCCGTACTCGACCTGCACATCGCGTACTTCACGTCGCGCGGCATCGGCGTGGTCGAGGTGAACTACGGCGGGTCCACCGGCTACGGCCGGGCCTACCGGGAGCGGCTGCGCGAGCAGTGGGGCGTGGTGGACGTGGAGGACTGCGCTGCGGTGGCGCGTGCGCTGGCCGCCGAGGGCACCGCCGACCCCGCCCGGCTCGCCATCCGCGGCGGCAGCGCGGGCGGCTGGACGGCGGCGGCCTCGCTGGCCGCCACCGACCTGTACGCCTGCGCCGCGATCATCTATCCGGTGCTGGACCTGCTCGGCTTCGCCGAGGAGACCCACGACCTCGAATCCCGCTACATCGACGGCCTGGCCGGGCCGCCGCAGACCCTCGCCGTGGTGAACCGCGAGCGCTCGCCGGTGGCCCGGGCCGACGGGATCACCGCCCCGTTCGTCCTCCTCCAGGGACTGGAGGACCCGGTCTGCCCGCCGGCCCAGGCGGAGCGGCTGCTGGACGCCCTGCGGGGCCGGCCGGTGCCGCACGCGTACGTGACCTTCGAGGGCGAGGGCCACGGCTTCCGGCGGGCCGACACCATGATCCGTGCGCTGGAGGCCGAACTGTCGCTGTACGGACAGGTCTTCGGCATCGAACGCACCGATGTCCCGCGGCTGGAGCTGGCACTGGAGGTCTGA
- a CDS encoding arginase family protein: MRTLVLLDAPSNLGLRPPAPGVVPGVYKLAGALREQGLLARLGAREGGVVVPPRYDRGDWREGDGVFHAEALAAYTVTLADRIERHLRAGEFPVVLGGDCSIQLGAALAMRRLGRYGLAAIDGSADFRHPGNTAVNGPVGAAGGEELALSTGRGQADLCDLEGRSPYLRDEDVRLFGLRDGDPDLTELRAAGISAATVGEIRRRGAGPVARAALDGLHPPDTAGFWVHLDADVLDPAVMPAVDSPDPGGLVPDELAELLAVLVGSPRCAGLNVTIYDPDLDPDGRAGALLADLVAGAFA; encoded by the coding sequence ATGCGAACCCTCGTGCTCCTCGACGCTCCCTCCAACCTCGGGCTGCGTCCGCCCGCGCCCGGCGTCGTACCGGGCGTCTACAAGCTCGCCGGGGCGCTGCGCGAGCAGGGCCTGCTGGCCCGGCTCGGCGCCCGTGAGGGCGGGGTGGTGGTACCGCCGCGGTACGACCGCGGCGACTGGCGGGAGGGCGACGGCGTGTTCCATGCCGAGGCTCTGGCCGCGTACACCGTCACCCTCGCCGACCGGATCGAACGGCACCTGCGGGCGGGGGAGTTCCCCGTCGTGCTCGGCGGTGACTGCTCCATCCAGCTCGGCGCCGCACTCGCGATGCGCCGCCTCGGGCGCTACGGACTGGCCGCGATCGACGGCTCCGCCGACTTCCGCCACCCCGGCAACACGGCCGTGAACGGGCCGGTCGGCGCGGCCGGCGGCGAGGAGCTCGCCCTCTCCACCGGCCGCGGCCAGGCCGACCTCTGTGACCTGGAAGGCCGCTCGCCGTACCTGCGGGACGAGGACGTGCGGCTCTTCGGGCTGCGGGACGGCGACCCGGACCTCACCGAGCTCCGTGCGGCCGGGATCTCCGCGGCCACCGTCGGCGAGATCCGCCGCCGCGGCGCCGGTCCGGTGGCGCGGGCGGCGCTGGACGGCCTGCACCCGCCGGACACCGCCGGGTTCTGGGTGCACCTGGACGCCGACGTGCTGGACCCGGCCGTCATGCCGGCCGTGGACAGCCCCGACCCCGGCGGCCTGGTCCCCGACGAACTGGCCGAACTGCTCGCCGTGTTGGTGGGCTCCCCGCGCTGCGCCGGGCTCAACGTCACCATCTATGACCCGGACCTGGACCCGGACGGACGCGCGGGCGCCCTCCTGGCCGACCTCGTCGCGGGAGCCTTCGCCTAG
- a CDS encoding DUF5107 domain-containing protein, whose protein sequence is MATTVRRAVLTLPAAPLGADNPLPALRAPDDLHVLDERAREGMPRDMVRQIGYEPLRSLLPVRIRDGYGRERTEQEFESVVIENEHLRVTVLPGLGGRVHSLVHLPTGRELLYRNPVFQPANFALNGAWYSGGIEWNTGATGHTTLSCAPLHAALVPAPDGGVMVRLWEWERLRDLPFQVDLWLPEDSEFLYVGVRVRNPHERPAPVYWWSNIAVPEDAGTRVLAPADEAWHFGYERTLRRIPVPEWEGADRTYPLRGEYPADFFYEVEGGARPWIASLDATGHGLVQTSTALLRGRKLFVWGAGRGGRRWQEWLTEPGTGGYAEIQAGLARTQLEHVRLEGGAEFSWLEAYGPLSADPAQVHGADWAAARGAAEGALDAVLPRKRVDAAYEAWRGCADAEPGERLAQGSGWGALEVLRGGIELPGTPFGEATLGEEQEPWLALWRTGVLPAPRRVVPPGPSLVAAHWRDMLETAPADPLTEYHLGVAQWHAGDVAQAVRSWERGLALAPSRWPLLRCLAAADALAGDLPRAADGFAAAFEDLVVESRGDEPWTAAESALGQEAMAALLAAGRLPEARAVWDRLRPALRERGRFRLLAARLLAAEGHVRAARRVFEDGFELPDLREGEETLAEAWSALTDCPLPARYDFRMRPPGPRTHT, encoded by the coding sequence ATGGCCACCACCGTCCGCCGCGCCGTACTGACCCTCCCCGCAGCCCCGTTGGGCGCGGACAACCCACTGCCCGCCCTCCGCGCGCCCGACGACCTGCACGTACTGGACGAGCGCGCCCGCGAGGGGATGCCGCGCGACATGGTGCGGCAGATCGGGTACGAGCCGCTGCGCTCGCTGCTGCCCGTAAGGATCCGCGACGGGTACGGACGGGAGCGCACGGAGCAGGAGTTCGAGTCGGTCGTCATCGAGAACGAGCACCTGCGGGTCACCGTGCTTCCGGGCCTCGGCGGGCGCGTGCACTCGCTCGTGCACCTGCCGACCGGGCGGGAACTCCTCTACCGCAACCCGGTGTTCCAGCCCGCCAACTTCGCACTCAACGGCGCCTGGTACTCCGGCGGCATCGAGTGGAACACCGGCGCGACCGGACACACCACCCTCTCCTGCGCCCCGCTGCACGCCGCGCTCGTCCCGGCCCCCGACGGGGGCGTGATGGTCCGGCTGTGGGAGTGGGAGCGCCTGCGCGACCTGCCCTTCCAGGTGGACCTGTGGCTGCCGGAGGATTCGGAGTTCCTCTACGTCGGCGTCCGCGTCCGCAACCCGCACGAGCGCCCCGCCCCCGTCTACTGGTGGTCCAACATCGCCGTCCCGGAGGACGCGGGCACCCGTGTGCTCGCTCCCGCCGACGAGGCCTGGCACTTCGGGTACGAGCGCACCCTGCGCCGCATCCCCGTACCGGAGTGGGAGGGTGCGGACCGTACGTACCCGCTGCGCGGGGAGTACCCGGCCGACTTCTTCTACGAGGTGGAGGGCGGCGCCCGGCCCTGGATCGCCTCGCTCGACGCGACCGGGCACGGGCTCGTGCAGACCTCCACCGCGCTGCTGCGCGGGCGCAAGCTGTTCGTGTGGGGCGCGGGCCGAGGCGGCCGGCGCTGGCAGGAGTGGCTCACCGAGCCCGGCACCGGCGGCTACGCGGAGATCCAGGCCGGGCTGGCCCGGACCCAGCTGGAGCACGTACGGCTGGAGGGCGGCGCGGAGTTCAGCTGGCTGGAGGCGTACGGGCCGTTGTCGGCCGATCCGGCGCAGGTGCACGGCGCGGACTGGGCCGCGGCCCGCGGCGCGGCCGAGGGCGCCCTGGACGCCGTACTGCCCCGGAAGCGGGTGGACGCGGCCTACGAGGCGTGGCGCGGCTGCGCCGACGCCGAACCGGGGGAGCGGCTGGCGCAGGGCTCGGGCTGGGGGGCCCTGGAGGTGCTGCGCGGGGGCATCGAGCTGCCGGGCACCCCCTTCGGTGAGGCCACGCTCGGCGAGGAGCAGGAGCCCTGGCTCGCACTGTGGCGCACCGGGGTGCTGCCGGCTCCCCGGCGGGTGGTCCCGCCGGGGCCGAGCCTGGTCGCCGCGCACTGGCGGGACATGCTGGAGACGGCGCCGGCGGATCCGCTGACGGAGTACCACCTGGGCGTGGCCCAGTGGCACGCCGGTGACGTGGCCCAGGCGGTACGCAGCTGGGAGCGCGGGCTGGCGCTGGCCCCCTCGCGGTGGCCGCTGCTGAGGTGCCTGGCGGCGGCGGACGCCCTGGCCGGGGACCTGCCGCGGGCGGCCGACGGATTCGCGGCGGCCTTCGAGGACCTGGTCGTGGAGAGCCGCGGGGACGAGCCGTGGACGGCCGCGGAGTCGGCGCTCGGCCAGGAGGCGATGGCCGCCCTCCTCGCGGCGGGCCGGCTGCCCGAGGCCCGCGCCGTCTGGGACCGGCTCCGGCCCGCCCTGCGCGAGCGGGGCCGCTTCCGGCTGCTCGCGGCCCGGCTGCTCGCGGCGGAGGGCCATGTGCGGGCGGCCCGCCGGGTCTTCGAGGACGGCTTCGAACTCCCGGACCTGCGGGAGGGCGAGGAGACCCTCGCCGAGGCCTGGTCCGCCCTCACGGACTGCCCGCTGCCCGCGCGCTACGACTTCCGGATGCGGCCGCCGGGCCCCCGAACACACACCTGA
- a CDS encoding methyltransferase domain-containing protein: protein MNAAKENAVYTHGHHESVLRSHRWRTAENSAAYLIGELRPGMRVLDVGCGPGTITADLAELVAPGGRVTAVDAAGDVLEQARAYAGERGLGATVTFATADVHALDFPDDSFDVVHAHQVLQHVGDPVQALREMRRVCRPGGIVAARDADYAAMTWYPASPGLDDWLGLYRRVARANGGEPDAGRHLRAWARRAGFTDVTSSATAWCFATPADTDWWSSLWADRTQSSAYASVATGGGHTTAEDLAAVADAWHTWGKDPDAWFSVLNAEILCRA from the coding sequence ATGAACGCCGCCAAGGAGAACGCCGTCTACACGCACGGCCACCACGAGTCGGTCCTGCGCTCGCACCGCTGGCGCACCGCCGAGAACTCCGCCGCGTACCTGATCGGCGAGCTGCGCCCCGGCATGCGGGTGCTGGACGTCGGCTGCGGCCCGGGGACGATCACCGCGGACCTGGCCGAACTGGTCGCCCCGGGCGGCCGGGTCACCGCCGTGGACGCCGCCGGGGACGTCCTGGAGCAGGCTCGCGCGTACGCCGGGGAGCGCGGCCTGGGCGCCACGGTGACCTTCGCGACCGCCGACGTCCACGCGCTGGACTTCCCGGACGACTCCTTCGACGTGGTCCACGCCCACCAGGTGCTGCAGCACGTCGGCGACCCGGTGCAGGCGCTGCGCGAGATGCGGCGGGTGTGCCGGCCGGGCGGGATCGTGGCCGCGCGCGACGCCGACTACGCGGCGATGACCTGGTACCCGGCCTCCCCGGGCCTGGACGACTGGCTGGGCCTGTACCGGCGGGTGGCCCGCGCCAACGGCGGCGAACCGGACGCGGGCCGCCACCTGCGGGCCTGGGCCCGGCGGGCCGGCTTCACGGACGTGACCTCGTCGGCGACGGCCTGGTGCTTCGCCACCCCGGCGGACACCGACTGGTGGTCGTCGCTGTGGGCGGACCGTACGCAGTCCTCGGCGTACGCGTCCGTCGCCACCGGCGGCGGCCACACCACGGCCGAGGACCTGGCGGCCGTCGCCGACGCCTGGCACACGTGGGGCAAGGACCCGGACGCCTGGTTCTCGGTCCTGAACGCCGAGATCCTGTGCCGGGCCTGA
- a CDS encoding TIGR03086 family metal-binding protein yields the protein MTDALLERHAEALRLFGERVREVTGDQWGGPTPCTDWNVRELVNHVAAEQLWIPPLITEGRTVEELEGSFSGDVLGDDPVAAWDRASAAAHAAFAASGAMDRTVRLSYGPALGSAYCAELTADCIVHTWDLARGIGADDRLPDGLVEFSIKEIMPYADGLAASGAYAEPVEVPAGADAQTRLLAMVGRKG from the coding sequence ATGACGGACGCGCTGCTCGAACGGCACGCCGAGGCGCTGAGGCTCTTCGGTGAGCGGGTGCGCGAGGTGACCGGCGACCAGTGGGGCGGGCCGACCCCGTGCACGGACTGGAACGTACGGGAGCTGGTCAACCACGTCGCCGCGGAGCAGCTCTGGATCCCGCCGCTGATCACCGAGGGCCGCACCGTCGAGGAGCTGGAGGGCAGCTTCTCCGGCGACGTGCTGGGCGACGACCCGGTCGCGGCCTGGGACCGGGCCTCGGCCGCCGCGCACGCCGCCTTCGCCGCGTCGGGCGCGATGGACCGGACCGTGCGCCTCTCGTACGGGCCCGCGCTCGGGTCGGCGTACTGCGCTGAGCTGACCGCCGACTGCATCGTCCACACCTGGGACCTCGCCCGGGGCATCGGCGCGGACGACCGGCTGCCGGACGGCCTGGTCGAGTTCTCGATCAAGGAGATCATGCCGTACGCCGACGGGCTCGCGGCCAGTGGCGCGTACGCCGAGCCGGTGGAGGTCCCGGCGGGCGCGGACGCGCAGACCCGGCTGCTCGCGATGGTGGGGCGGAAGGGCTGA